The Methanocaldococcus sp. genome has a window encoding:
- the mcrD gene encoding methyl-coenzyme M reductase operon protein D → MIEVEIFPYRYLKASTTEKFLNKIYDLKTVERVVIHGQPLPKVVPYGPARGTPVNHTERKVINVKGVPVELTVMAGRFWITLSDDSELEKLDEICKEMFPFGYDLRVGKFLKDKPTVTDYIKYGEDGVFLINEMDRRLIGMVDPRSRMANTVKVIEKEKNEE, encoded by the coding sequence ATGATAGAAGTTGAAATCTTCCCTTATAGGTATTTAAAAGCCTCTACAACTGAAAAATTTCTTAATAAAATATATGACTTAAAGACCGTGGAGAGAGTGGTTATCCACGGTCAACCCCTTCCTAAAGTTGTTCCATATGGACCTGCCAGAGGAACACCAGTAAATCACACAGAAAGGAAAGTAATTAATGTTAAAGGAGTTCCAGTAGAACTTACAGTTATGGCAGGGAGGTTTTGGATAACACTCAGCGATGATAGTGAATTAGAAAAATTAGATGAAATTTGTAAAGAGATGTTTCCATTTGGATACGATTTGAGAGTAGGGAAATTCTTAAAAGATAAACCAACAGTTACAGATTATATTAAATATGGAGAAGATGGAGTTTTCTTAATAAATGAGATGGATAGAAGATTAATAGGGATGGTAGATCCAAGAAGTAGAATGGCTAATACTGTAAAAGTTATAGAGAAAGAAAAAAATGAGGAATGA
- the mtrH gene encoding tetrahydromethanopterin S-methyltransferase subunit H, with product MFKFEKEQMVIEIAGRKIGGQPGEYPTALSGTIFYARHKIVEDERKGIFDKAAAEDLINKQAEMEDTTGNPALVQVFGGTPEALVKYIDFVAEIWDGPMLLDSTAKEARMAAAKRATEAGYADQCIYNSINVSIDEEEFQNLVESDLEASILLCFDPMDSTVEGKLNVLLNGGKTADKGMLELAEQAGIKYPLVDVAVTPLGNGAGPAVRATFAVKAKLGLPSGSGIHNIPSAWDWLRSFRKKLKEEGLTQLAKDVHHVCDIGANIVQVMASGDFVLYGPIDNAQLAFPAVAMTDAVIAEAAKEMGTTPVDNHPINKLL from the coding sequence ATGTTTAAATTTGAAAAAGAACAAATGGTTATAGAAATTGCTGGTAGAAAAATCGGTGGTCAGCCAGGAGAATATCCAACAGCATTGTCTGGAACTATATTTTATGCAAGGCATAAAATCGTAGAAGATGAAAGAAAAGGTATATTTGACAAGGCAGCAGCTGAAGATTTAATAAACAAACAGGCAGAGATGGAAGATACAACTGGAAATCCAGCATTAGTTCAGGTATTTGGTGGAACTCCCGAAGCATTAGTTAAGTATATTGACTTTGTTGCTGAAATTTGGGATGGTCCAATGTTACTTGACTCAACTGCAAAAGAGGCAAGAATGGCAGCAGCAAAAAGAGCAACTGAGGCAGGTTATGCCGATCAGTGTATTTACAACTCTATTAATGTTTCTATTGATGAAGAAGAATTCCAAAACTTAGTTGAAAGTGACCTTGAAGCATCAATTCTTTTATGTTTCGATCCAATGGACTCAACCGTTGAAGGAAAATTAAATGTTCTATTAAATGGTGGAAAAACAGCAGATAAAGGAATGTTAGAACTTGCAGAACAAGCTGGTATTAAATATCCATTAGTTGATGTAGCAGTTACACCATTAGGAAATGGTGCAGGTCCAGCAGTTAGAGCAACATTTGCTGTTAAAGCAAAATTAGGATTACCTTCTGGAAGTGGTATTCACAACATTCCTTCAGCATGGGATTGGTTAAGATCATTTAGAAAAAAACTAAAAGAGGAAGGATTAACCCAATTAGCAAAAGATGTTCATCATGTATGTGATATTGGAGCAAATATAGTTCAAGTCATGGCTTCAGGGGACTTCGTCTTATACGGACCTATTGATAACGCTCAATTAGCATTTCCAGCAGTTGCTATGACAGATGCAGTTATTGCAGAAGCAGCAAAAGAAATGGGAACAACTCCTGTAGATAATCATCCAATTAATAAGTTGTTATAA
- the mtrF gene encoding tetrahydromethanopterin S-methyltransferase subunit F — protein MEIEGIPTLVKPNLEHCDKHLEDLEYKVGLITRDIGLASGIYTKSTTGVIIGAVGAIVLVGIPIILKAIIG, from the coding sequence ATGGAAATTGAAGGAATTCCAACATTGGTAAAACCAAACTTAGAGCATTGTGACAAACACTTAGAAGATTTAGAGTATAAAGTAGGATTAATAACGAGAGACATTGGTTTAGCTTCAGGAATATATACAAAATCAACAACAGGAGTAATTATTGGAGCAGTTGGTGCTATTGTATTAGTAGGAATTCCAATTATATTAAAAGCCATAATAGGGTGA
- the mtrD gene encoding tetrahydromethanopterin S-methyltransferase subunit D, which yields MDIANLILSLVEITIAGAIVSASVHFIPVGGAPAAMATSTGVGTGTTQLAAGAGFTGLMAAAVMSSIVGLSGIGAILILLSGAVGSMIMLGVTMFIAQLIYVFGVGTVPAADKCEIDPITKDPQKPYITPGTTGHGIPTVCFISGLIGAALGGIGGALAYIALVKLGLSMATAGMLAFGFFFINAVLASYNIGGTIEGFHDPKFKRMPKGALASLLASFVFGIISILMAI from the coding sequence ATGGATATAGCTAATTTAATATTATCTTTAGTTGAAATTACTATTGCAGGAGCTATAGTTAGTGCGAGTGTTCATTTTATCCCAGTTGGAGGAGCACCAGCAGCAATGGCTACATCTACTGGGGTAGGTACTGGGACTACACAGTTAGCAGCAGGAGCAGGATTCACTGGTTTGATGGCAGCGGCTGTTATGTCGTCAATTGTAGGTCTTTCAGGAATTGGAGCCATTCTAATTTTATTATCAGGAGCCGTTGGTTCAATGATCATGCTTGGAGTAACAATGTTTATTGCCCAGTTAATTTATGTGTTTGGAGTAGGTACTGTTCCTGCAGCAGATAAATGTGAAATAGATCCAATAACAAAGGATCCACAAAAACCATATATTACTCCAGGGACTACAGGACATGGTATTCCAACAGTATGTTTTATTAGTGGATTAATAGGAGCAGCTTTAGGAGGTATTGGAGGGGCTTTAGCATATATTGCATTAGTCAAATTAGGGTTATCAATGGCTACTGCTGGTATGTTAGCATTTGGATTTTTCTTTATAAATGCTGTTCTTGCATCCTATAATATAGGGGGTACTATTGAAGGATTCCATGATCCTAAGTTTAAAAGAATGCCTAAAGGTGCTTTAGCATCATTATTAGCTTCATTCGTCTTTGGAATAATTTCTATATTAATGGCTATTTAA
- the mtrC gene encoding tetrahydromethanopterin S-methyltransferase subunit MtrC has protein sequence MSHGGGGHATEIIPENQLFVIGVVLSIVGIYAANFLPGYLSMLIGGLLVSSACVAGANTVRKVASYGLGTGVPSIGMVSLGMGTLSAVAGVLIPKAVGITPLVAPILTLIISLIFGFIVGKLTVNPVGMKIPVMVRSMTYLSVAGALAMLGFTTAYVGSLDPNLYIKGALESGIMALAFIVPGMAILHPFNACLGPNESHKRTLTLAVACGFLTWFIFSIIKLDLLSMVVSIILWAICYVKFVKMSFKDACAVLYVPEIPKKEEQ, from the coding sequence ATGTCACATGGTGGAGGAGGTCATGCAACTGAAATAATCCCAGAAAATCAATTGTTTGTAATAGGGGTAGTTTTATCAATTGTTGGAATTTATGCTGCAAACTTTTTACCAGGTTATTTATCAATGTTAATTGGAGGATTGTTAGTTTCATCAGCATGTGTTGCTGGAGCAAATACTGTTAGAAAAGTAGCATCATATGGATTAGGTACTGGAGTTCCATCAATTGGTATGGTTAGTTTAGGAATGGGTACATTATCAGCAGTTGCAGGTGTTTTAATACCTAAAGCAGTTGGAATAACTCCATTAGTTGCACCAATATTAACATTAATTATTTCACTTATCTTTGGATTTATAGTAGGAAAATTGACAGTTAATCCAGTAGGGATGAAAATTCCTGTTATGGTTAGAAGTATGACATATTTATCAGTTGCAGGGGCTTTGGCAATGTTAGGTTTTACTACGGCATATGTTGGTTCATTAGATCCAAACTTATACATAAAAGGAGCATTAGAATCTGGAATAATGGCATTAGCATTTATAGTTCCTGGTATGGCAATATTACACCCATTTAATGCATGTTTAGGTCCAAATGAAAGCCATAAAAGAACATTAACATTGGCAGTTGCCTGTGGATTTTTAACATGGTTTATATTTTCAATTATAAAATTAGATCTGTTATCTATGGTAGTTTCAATTATATTATGGGCTATATGTTATGTGAAATTTGTAAAGATGTCATTCAAAGATGCTTGTGCAGTTCTTTATGTTCCTGAGATTCCTAAGAAAGAAGAACAATAA
- the mcrB gene encoding coenzyme-B sulfoethylthiotransferase subunit beta, translated as MVKYKDTINLYNEKGELVEENVPLEAISPLYNPTIQKLVRDVKRTVAVNLAGIENALKTGSVGGKGCKIKGREIDLPIVENAETIAEYVEKVIKVSEDDDTSIKLINNGKQMAVQIPTKRLDIAAEYSVSVLVTAQALKEAIIRTFDVDIFDAPMVHAAILGGYPHDVSMKGSNIMALLGSPLSLEGPGYALRNIMVNHFVACTKKNIMNAVAFAAIMEQTAMFEMGDAVGLFERLHLLGLAYEGLNADNLVIDLVKANGKNGTVGSVVASVIERALEDGVIKEDKTLPSGFTLYKPVDVAKWNAYAAAGLVAAAIVNCGAARAAQNIASTILYYNDILEYETGLPGVDFGRAEGTAVGFSFFSHSIYGGGGPGIFNGNHIVTRHSKGFAIPPVAAAMCLDAGTQMFSPERTSALVGTVFSAIDEFREPLKYIIEGALEVKDKI; from the coding sequence ATGGTTAAGTATAAAGACACCATAAATTTGTATAACGAAAAAGGTGAATTAGTAGAGGAGAATGTTCCCTTAGAAGCAATTAGTCCATTGTACAATCCAACAATTCAGAAGTTAGTTAGAGATGTTAAGAGAACAGTTGCTGTAAACTTAGCAGGTATTGAAAATGCATTAAAAACAGGTAGTGTTGGTGGAAAAGGTTGCAAAATTAAAGGGAGAGAAATAGATTTACCAATTGTCGAAAATGCTGAAACAATTGCTGAATATGTAGAAAAAGTTATTAAAGTTTCAGAAGATGACGATACTTCAATTAAATTAATTAATAATGGAAAACAAATGGCTGTTCAAATACCAACAAAAAGATTAGATATTGCAGCAGAATATTCAGTTTCTGTATTGGTTACTGCTCAGGCATTAAAAGAGGCGATTATAAGAACTTTTGATGTAGATATCTTTGACGCTCCAATGGTTCATGCTGCTATTTTAGGAGGATATCCACACGATGTTTCAATGAAAGGTTCAAATATTATGGCACTATTAGGTAGTCCATTATCATTAGAAGGTCCAGGTTATGCATTAAGAAATATTATGGTAAATCACTTTGTTGCATGTACTAAGAAGAATATTATGAACGCTGTAGCGTTTGCGGCAATAATGGAGCAAACTGCAATGTTTGAAATGGGAGACGCTGTTGGATTATTTGAAAGATTACATTTATTAGGATTAGCATATGAAGGATTAAATGCTGACAACTTAGTAATTGATTTAGTAAAAGCAAACGGTAAAAATGGAACTGTTGGATCAGTTGTAGCATCAGTTATTGAAAGAGCCTTAGAAGATGGAGTAATAAAAGAGGATAAAACCTTACCATCAGGATTTACATTATACAAACCTGTTGATGTTGCTAAATGGAATGCTTATGCAGCAGCAGGTTTAGTTGCAGCAGCTATTGTAAATTGTGGAGCCGCTAGAGCAGCACAAAACATTGCATCAACAATATTATACTACAACGATATTTTAGAATATGAAACTGGATTACCAGGAGTTGATTTCGGTAGAGCAGAAGGTACTGCTGTTGGTTTCAGTTTCTTCAGTCACTCCATCTATGGAGGTGGAGGACCAGGTATCTTCAATGGAAACCACATTGTTACAAGACACTCCAAAGGATTTGCTATTCCACCAGTTGCAGCTGCAATGTGTTTAGATGCAGGAACTCAAATGTTCTCACCAGAGAGAACTTCTGCATTAGTAGGAACAGTATTCAGTGCAATTGATGAATTTAGAGAACCATTAAAATATATCATTGAAGGGGCATTAGAAGTTAAAGATAAGATCTAA
- the mtrE gene encoding tetrahydromethanopterin S-methyltransferase subunit E, with translation MDATLITLGALALYGALATIAGCAEDAESDVGSQSNPNSQVQLAPQMGNIHRYYNKAISGEPVSYGLYVAVAGTIAYALINLGLSPLLAMILGTGIAAFVHGVYAVSAYLGRIVGQSKNFGQPVYWDVVMSHVGPIVGHGFIAVFCMVLMSYIANTILGNPFPLPLIALIFGITVGAIGSSTGDVHYGAEREYQKYPFGGGVPVANHGDIDIKAEYGLRNSMDSSYFCVRVGGVLTGLCFGLIVFLDGWRGIIGNILQGNNPISASIISIIVGLIIVAILAIANRKVEVFARNKFGPYK, from the coding sequence ATGGATGCTACATTAATTACACTTGGAGCACTGGCTTTATATGGAGCACTGGCAACTATTGCCGGATGTGCAGAAGATGCAGAATCAGATGTAGGATCCCAATCAAACCCAAACTCTCAGGTTCAGTTGGCTCCGCAGATGGGAAATATACATAGATATTACAATAAGGCAATATCCGGGGAGCCAGTTTCTTATGGATTATATGTAGCAGTTGCTGGAACTATCGCCTATGCATTGATAAACTTAGGATTATCTCCACTTTTAGCAATGATTTTAGGTACAGGAATAGCTGCATTTGTTCATGGAGTATATGCAGTTTCAGCATATTTGGGGAGAATTGTAGGACAGTCAAAAAACTTTGGTCAGCCAGTTTATTGGGATGTTGTAATGAGTCATGTTGGTCCAATTGTTGGACATGGTTTTATTGCAGTATTTTGCATGGTTTTAATGTCATATATTGCTAATACTATATTAGGAAATCCATTCCCATTGCCATTAATTGCGTTAATATTTGGGATTACTGTTGGGGCAATTGGTTCCTCAACTGGAGACGTTCATTATGGTGCTGAAAGAGAATATCAAAAATATCCATTTGGAGGAGGAGTACCTGTTGCTAACCATGGAGATATCGATATTAAAGCAGAGTATGGTTTAAGAAATAGTATGGATTCTTCATATTTCTGTGTTAGAGTTGGTGGAGTATTAACTGGTTTATGCTTTGGTTTAATTGTTTTCTTAGATGGTTGGAGAGGGATTATTGGAAATATTTTACAGGGGAATAATCCTATCTCAGCATCAATTATTTCAATAATTGTTGGTTTAATAATTGTAGCAATTTTGGCAATTGCTAATAGAAAGGTTGAAGTCTTTGCAAGAAACAAATTTGGTCCATATAAATAA
- a CDS encoding tetrahydromethanopterin S-methyltransferase subunit B, whose protein sequence is MDIVKICPELDIVMDVDSGLVAETRKDILMVDLHPVEERIKKLEELVIAFENSLDPRNPPLKSFPNREEVYEIAGHFKGIFFGFWLALAIMTLVIFAIIKLYPGLIQ, encoded by the coding sequence ATGGATATTGTTAAAATATGTCCTGAACTTGATATTGTTATGGATGTTGATTCAGGATTGGTAGCAGAAACAAGAAAAGATATTTTAATGGTGGATTTACATCCTGTGGAAGAAAGAATTAAAAAATTGGAAGAATTAGTTATAGCGTTTGAAAACTCATTAGATCCAAGAAATCCACCATTAAAATCCTTCCCAAATAGAGAAGAAGTTTATGAAATAGCAGGACATTTTAAAGGAATATTCTTTGGTTTTTGGTTAGCTTTAGCAATAATGACACTTGTAATATTTGCAATAATTAAATTATATCCTGGCTTAATTCAATAA
- the mtrA gene encoding tetrahydromethanopterin S-methyltransferase subunit A, translating into MVKKKSPAPGWPIVSGEYVVGNPESCVGVVTLGSHGLEQACVEAGAAIAGPCHTENLGIEKVIANYISNPNIRFMILCGSEVQGHLTGQCFKALWENGIDDSGQIIGAKGAIPFLENVDKEAVERFRRQIIEVIDLIDCEDINKITQAIKECLSKDPGAIDEEPMIIELEGSKGGEEEEGLAIKPMSPETALIEARIRMISEKINSAALLSKYNSGYYNGKIQGLAIGLFISILLFTLIL; encoded by the coding sequence ATGGTAAAGAAAAAATCTCCAGCCCCAGGTTGGCCAATAGTTTCTGGTGAATATGTTGTAGGAAATCCTGAGAGTTGTGTTGGAGTTGTGACACTTGGTTCTCATGGTTTAGAACAGGCATGTGTAGAAGCAGGAGCAGCTATTGCTGGTCCATGTCACACGGAAAATTTAGGTATTGAAAAAGTTATAGCAAATTATATTTCAAATCCTAACATAAGATTTATGATCCTTTGTGGTTCTGAAGTTCAGGGGCATCTAACAGGACAGTGTTTTAAAGCGTTATGGGAAAATGGTATTGATGACAGTGGGCAAATTATAGGTGCAAAAGGGGCAATTCCATTCTTAGAAAATGTAGATAAAGAAGCAGTTGAGAGATTTAGAAGGCAAATTATTGAAGTTATTGACTTAATTGATTGTGAAGATATTAACAAAATAACACAGGCTATAAAAGAATGTTTAAGTAAAGATCCAGGAGCTATTGATGAAGAACCAATGATAATAGAATTAGAAGGTTCTAAGGGTGGAGAAGAAGAGGAAGGTTTGGCAATTAAACCAATGTCCCCAGAAACTGCTTTAATAGAGGCAAGAATAAGAATGATTTCCGAAAAAATAAATTCTGCAGCATTACTTTCAAAATATAATTCAGGATATTATAATGGAAAAATTCAAGGATTGGCTATTGGCTTATTTATCTCAATACTTTTATTTACATTAATACTATAA
- the mcrA gene encoding coenzyme-B sulfoethylthiotransferase subunit alpha translates to MDAEKRLFLKALKEKFEEDPREKYTKFYVFGGWRQSKRKREFVEAAQKLIEKRGGLPFYNPDIGVPLGQRKLMPYKVSNTDAIVEGDDLHFMNNAAMQQFWDDIRRTVIVGLDTAHAVLEKRLGVEVTPETINEYMETINHALPGGAVVQEHMVEIHPALVWDSYAKIFTGDDELADEIDKRFLIDINKLFPEEQAEQIKQAIGKRTYQVSRVPTLAGRVCDGGTIARWSAMQIGMSFITAYKLCAGEAAIADFAYAAKHADVIQMATFLPARRARGPNEPGGMFFGVLADVVQTSRVSDDPVEQSLEVVGAGAMLYDQIWLGSYMSGGVGFTQYATASYTDDILDDFSYYGYDYINKKYGGCNSVKPTMDVIEDIATEVTLYALEQYDTFPALLEDHFGGSQRAAVTAAAAGITVALATGNSNAGVNGWYLSQILHKEYHSRLGFYGYDLQDQCGAANSLSFRNDEGSPLELRGPNYPNYAMNVGHQGEYAGITQAAHSGRGDAFALNPLIKVAFADPTLVFDFRYPRKEFARGALREFEPAGERDPIIPAH, encoded by the coding sequence ATGGATGCTGAAAAAAGATTGTTCTTAAAAGCATTAAAAGAAAAGTTTGAAGAAGATCCAAGAGAAAAATATACAAAGTTCTATGTATTTGGTGGATGGAGACAATCAAAAAGAAAAAGAGAATTCGTTGAAGCTGCACAGAAGTTAATTGAAAAAAGAGGAGGACTTCCTTTCTACAATCCAGATATTGGAGTTCCATTAGGTCAGAGAAAATTAATGCCTTACAAAGTTTCAAATACTGATGCAATTGTTGAAGGTGATGACTTACACTTTATGAACAATGCTGCAATGCAACAGTTCTGGGATGACATTAGAAGAACAGTTATAGTTGGATTAGATACAGCACATGCTGTATTAGAAAAAAGATTAGGGGTAGAGGTTACTCCAGAAACTATCAATGAATATATGGAGACAATTAACCACGCATTACCAGGAGGAGCAGTTGTTCAAGAGCACATGGTTGAAATTCACCCAGCATTAGTTTGGGATAGTTATGCTAAAATATTTACAGGAGATGACGAATTAGCAGATGAGATTGACAAAAGATTCTTAATCGATATAAACAAGTTATTCCCAGAAGAACAAGCAGAACAAATTAAACAGGCAATTGGTAAAAGAACATACCAAGTTTCAAGAGTTCCAACATTAGCAGGTAGAGTTTGTGATGGAGGTACTATTGCAAGATGGAGTGCAATGCAGATTGGTATGTCATTCATTACAGCATACAAGTTATGTGCTGGAGAGGCAGCAATTGCTGACTTTGCTTATGCAGCTAAGCACGCAGATGTTATTCAAATGGCAACATTCTTACCAGCAAGAAGAGCAAGAGGACCTAATGAGCCAGGGGGAATGTTCTTTGGAGTTTTAGCAGATGTCGTTCAGACATCAAGAGTTAGTGACGATCCAGTTGAGCAGTCATTAGAAGTTGTCGGAGCAGGAGCAATGTTATATGACCAAATCTGGTTAGGAAGTTACATGTCTGGTGGAGTTGGATTCACTCAGTATGCTACAGCATCTTACACTGATGATATCTTAGATGACTTCTCATACTATGGTTATGACTATATAAATAAAAAATACGGTGGATGTAACAGTGTAAAGCCAACTATGGATGTTATTGAAGACATTGCAACAGAAGTAACCTTGTATGCTTTAGAACAATATGATACATTCCCAGCATTGTTAGAAGATCACTTTGGAGGATCACAAAGAGCAGCAGTTACTGCTGCGGCAGCAGGAATTACTGTTGCATTGGCAACAGGAAACTCAAATGCTGGAGTTAATGGATGGTATTTAAGTCAAATCTTACACAAAGAATACCACAGTAGATTAGGATTCTATGGATATGATTTACAAGATCAGTGTGGAGCCGCTAATTCCTTATCATTTAGAAACGATGAAGGATCTCCATTAGAATTGAGAGGGCCTAACTATCCAAACTATGCAATGAACGTTGGACACCAAGGAGAATATGCAGGAATCACACAGGCAGCACACTCAGGAAGAGGAGATGCATTTGCACTTAATCCATTGATTAAGGTTGCATTTGCTGATCCAACATTGGTATTTGACTTCAGATATCCAAGAAAAGAGTTTGCAAGAGGTGCTTTAAGAGAGTTCGAGCCAGCAGGAGAAAGAGATCCAATAATTCCAGCTCATTAA
- the mtrG gene encoding tetrahydromethanopterin S-methyltransferase subunit MtrG has product MTILTPKDEFKQIMKKLDELEEKVENTNAEIFQRAGKKVGRDIGIAYGLIIGTILSIILPNLLKIMEFIIKMSSH; this is encoded by the coding sequence ATGACTATCCTTACACCAAAGGATGAATTTAAACAAATAATGAAAAAATTAGATGAACTTGAAGAGAAAGTAGAAAATACTAATGCTGAAATATTCCAAAGGGCTGGGAAAAAAGTTGGTAGAGATATAGGTATTGCCTATGGGTTGATTATTGGAACCATACTGTCAATTATATTACCTAATTTATTAAAGATAATGGAATTTATTATAAAAATGTCATCTCATTAA
- the mcrC gene encoding methyl-coenzyme M reductase I operon protein C, whose amino-acid sequence MVVGRREQIIDCRAVMGLGEGGGLAQRGTFAEALRNDVVVVAMSPGRRHITKPVCEITYGIREAGIQTSVLVLNAGSGIPHDAPRGSLGSTFGIKPEEAEQINRHKLCIVHFGNVISHIVYKAALFLKYVEIPTIIVCQAPVDMEDLAKYGVKTINVMPLEPKTKGIVVDIVTGVIRGESCPQSKIDEIIRKIKKHLKLL is encoded by the coding sequence ATGGTCGTTGGTAGAAGAGAGCAAATTATAGATTGTAGAGCAGTGATGGGATTAGGAGAAGGAGGAGGATTAGCACAGAGAGGGACATTTGCAGAGGCTCTAAGAAACGATGTTGTAGTAGTAGCGATGTCACCAGGAAGAAGGCATATAACAAAACCAGTGTGTGAAATAACATATGGTATAAGAGAGGCAGGAATTCAAACCAGTGTTCTCGTATTAAACGCTGGATCAGGAATTCCTCATGATGCTCCAAGAGGTTCTTTGGGATCAACTTTCGGAATTAAACCAGAGGAGGCTGAACAAATAAATAGACATAAACTTTGTATAGTACATTTCGGAAATGTTATTAGTCATATTGTATATAAAGCCGCTTTATTCTTAAAGTATGTGGAAATTCCAACAATTATCGTTTGTCAAGCTCCTGTGGATATGGAAGACCTTGCCAAATATGGGGTAAAGACTATAAATGTTATGCCATTAGAACCTAAAACCAAAGGAATTGTTGTTGATATTGTGACAGGAGTTATTAGGGGAGAATCCTGTCCTCAAAGTAAAATTGACGAAATTATTAGAAAAATAAAAAAGCATTTAAAACTTCTATAA
- the mcrG gene encoding coenzyme-B sulfoethylthiotransferase subunit gamma, translating into MAYKPQFYPGQTKIAQNRRDHMNPDFQLEKLRDIPDDDVVKIMGHRQPGEDYKTVHPPLEEMDLPEDYVRDLVEPINGAKEGHRIRYIQFTDSMYFAPAQPYDRARTYMWRFRGVDTGTLSGRQVIEMRESDLEALSKNFLIDTAFYDPARCGIRGATVHGHSLRLDENGLMFDALQRYVYDEKTGHVLYVKDQVGRPLDEPVDVGEPLPEEKLKEITTIYRIDGVPLRNDEELLIVVKRIHRARTLGGFIPVEDVFEKL; encoded by the coding sequence ATGGCATACAAGCCACAGTTTTATCCAGGTCAGACAAAAATTGCTCAAAATAGAAGAGATCATATGAATCCAGATTTTCAGTTAGAAAAGTTGAGAGATATTCCAGATGATGATGTTGTTAAAATAATGGGTCACAGACAGCCAGGAGAAGATTACAAAACAGTTCACCCACCATTAGAAGAAATGGATTTGCCAGAAGATTACGTTAGAGACTTGGTCGAGCCAATAAATGGAGCTAAGGAAGGACATAGAATTAGATATATTCAATTTACTGACTCAATGTATTTTGCTCCAGCACAACCTTATGATAGAGCAAGAACATACATGTGGAGATTTAGAGGAGTAGATACAGGTACATTATCAGGAAGACAAGTTATTGAAATGAGAGAAAGTGACTTAGAAGCATTATCAAAGAATTTCTTAATTGATACAGCATTTTATGATCCAGCAAGATGTGGAATTAGAGGAGCAACAGTTCATGGACACTCATTAAGATTAGATGAAAATGGTTTAATGTTTGATGCTCTCCAAAGATATGTATATGACGAAAAGACAGGGCATGTTTTATATGTTAAAGACCAAGTAGGTAGACCATTAGATGAGCCAGTTGATGTTGGCGAACCATTACCAGAAGAAAAATTGAAAGAAATTACAACAATTTATAGAATTGATGGAGTACCGTTAAGAAATGATGAAGAATTATTAATTGTTGTTAAAAGAATCCACAGAGCAAGAACATTAGGAGGATTTATTCCTGTTGAAGATGTCTTTGAAAAGCTTTAA